From the genome of Brassica oleracea var. oleracea cultivar TO1000 chromosome C4, BOL, whole genome shotgun sequence:
ACGCCAGAGAGGAACAAGAATTGACTTACATCACATCACTTACTCTCACTCTCCATCTCTTGAGCGTGAGCTTCAGTCTCTCATATAGCACTTTCTCCTTTTATTTTTTAAAGGATTTTGCATTCCAACTGCTTTTCGTTCCTTCAAATTTAAAATGGGTGAACAGTACACCCTCAAATTTGAAAGAGCACTGTATCGATCTTTAAAACACTGTTTACTTTTAACTTTGCTCCTTCTATTTATATATGTTTAATGATTGTGTACTTATTATTTCTTATTTGGCATTCAACTATCATAACTATATTGACACTTAAATATTATAATTATGGTCTTATAAAATTATTTTTAAATAATAATAATATATTAATAAATATTATATACCAATATATACTAATATTAATAAAAATATAATATAAACATATTATTTCATATAATATATTTCGAATTTTTTTACACAAATACAAAATTATAATACAATCATAATATTTTACATCAAAATAAAAGATACATAAACTAAAATATTACACATTAAAATATATCTTACAATACTAATATTCCGGTAAATCCATAAGCTGAAATATTACACATTGAAATATATATTACAATACTAATATTAAGGTAAATTTAGTCTTAAACCTCCAAAATCACCAAAGTATTCTCGAATAGAAAATAAGGAAGTTCATTTATCACTTAAAAATGCTTTGATTGAGCATATTTGGGAGTATTATGGAAATAATCGTATTGATTAGTTTTGTATTATATTTATATATATATATTGTAATTTGAATTGTTTATGTTTTATTATTATATGTAATTTTATGTGTTAATATTTTTTATCTTTTATTATAAGTAATTTGATGTTATAATTAAATATGTTTACTAATTATGTCAATACCTTATATTAACATGGGTTTATTGTTAATTTATAAAATTTTAATGACTATAATGAACTATTACTGAAATTGAGGATTAAAGTGTAAAATATAAGTTTTTAAGAGAAAAAATTTGAAAGTCACCATTGGAGAATCACCCTTTCAACCCTTTATTTTAAGGGTGGACCCCATAAAAATGAAGCGAATTGTTGGAGATACTCTAATCCACCTCTATATTTACCTCGATAAGATCATCTTCAATAGTTTACTCTATTTTAGATTAGTTTTCACTCTAAAATAGTGTTACTCTAAAATAGAGTAGATTTTCTCTCCAATAGTTTACTCTATGTTTGACTTTAAAAAGGAATATTCTTAAATATATTTTTTTCAATTTTATAACTAATATATTTTACTTACAAAATTTACAAATCCACTCTTTATATTTTATTTTTCACAAATTTTTTATAAATTATATATTTATATGAAACATTTATTATATTAAAACTTACATTACATTTTACTAGTAACATAATACATTTTAACTTAAACATCTCTATTAGTATATCTTTCCACGAGTGATCAATTAACGAATTTCAAAATGTGAAATGAATTTTTTTTATCTTTGATTTTTTTCTAAATTAACCAAAAAAAATCTTCAAATTGAATATTATCATTCTTTCGTGTCTGAATCTGAATCTGTGAAAGTGGAACTTCTCTTCCCACTTTAGTTGATGCGCTAAAATCACATTCATTCTCATATCATGTTATATAGAATTATACATGTAGTCCATATGCATTGGTCACCAATACATTTTTTATATATTTTAGTTACATATATACATGCATCAAAAAGTATTTAGTTTGTGACTTGAGTTTAGTGCAAGGTCCAGATGTTCGTGAATATTTTCAAGAGGAACAAATACAAATTTTACAAACAAAAAAAGACGTGGTCAACAACATGAACAAGAAGCTACTCCTTCGTTTACCTCATTTTGACAATATTTTAACAATCTTGCTCGATAAAGAAGCAATTTACCAAAAAATTAAGTCATTATTTATCTATGGTTTTAATTTTATTTTGAGTTACTTATTTTTAATTTTAGTATTTGTCTTTTTTCTAATCTTAAATTTTTTTTTTTTTAATTTTAGTGATTTTTTCTTTGGCTAATAATAATAAATTTTAAATGTTTATATATATTGTGTTAAACATAATTATGTGTTGTTTGCATAATTAAATTAAATAAATAGTTACAAAACAAAAAGATTGAAAAATAAAAGGACTAAAGTATAAATAAAAAAATTTCACTCTATAATATAGTAAGAAATAGAGTTATTCCAAATATAGAGAAGAAATAGAGTTGCACTATTTTAGAGTGGGATATAGAGTGGGGTTGGAGAATGTATTATTTTATAATAGAGTTTAGTGTAAAAAATAGAGTTGAGTTAAAGATGTCCTACTAGCATTTAGAGGTAAAATCACTTCAATCCTACTGTATTTCTTCCTCGAAAATAGAGATTGCTATTTCACTTCCAAATAGAAAAAATAGCATTTATCTATAATATAAGCATATTTTTTTATTAACAAAATGATTTTTTAACTTTTTACTTTAACAATTATAACCAAAATAAATATTTTTAGTGAAAATGTACTGTTTATATAAATATATAATCATACTTTTTATTTATATAATAGTTTTTATAAAAAATTGAGCGTAAATAATATTATAAATTTGTGAATATTACACTAGATTGGATTGGTTTTTAACTTTAACAAATAAAAAATACTATTTGTAAAATTAGAAAAAAATATATCAAAATATTCTTTTTTAGATAAAAAAATATAAGAATACATTGAAGACAAATTCATCTTTATTATAGAATTTTTTTATTTTTAAAAAAAAAATAAAAAAATACATCGGAGATGTTCTTGGTTTTGACACACACGCCCCTATCAATAGCTTCGCAATAAGCCACACATACGCCTATGAAATGCTAGATGCTAGAAAGAAGTCTATATAGAGAGAGAGATAGAGAGAGAGAGCGAGCCTTACAGTCAAAGTGTGACATCAAAATCTTTGAAATTTCGAATTTGAATTTACGAAGAAAATAATCTCATTGTGTGTGTTAAGTACAGTAAATGCTTTCAATTTAGCAGGAAGGGAAGGGATCTGATTGATAGTTTTTTGTTTTGTCCTGTTTCCTCCTCTGTCACTCCACTAAAGCAAAAAAAAAAAAAAAAAGCAACATAACATTACGAATTAAAAAAAAAAAACTTAAAGAGAGAGAAAAAAGAAAACCCTTTCTTCACCATTGTTGATGGAGTGAGAAAACTCCTTCCCATCTCATTTCTTGTTTCTGTTCAAAGAATGGAAATTTTTCTTTCTCTTCTTGATACTGAAGCTACACAAGCCAATTAGGTCAAATGAATTTGTAGGTTGCATGTTAACTTACCCTTCAAGGTCTACATCTTTTATCGACCCTTTAGATTCTCTCTTTGTTCTTATCCTTTTTCATATAAAGAATTGAAAAAGAGTTCAGATCTTTCCTTCTCCTTTTGCATCCCCCTTAGCCACAAAGTTCGAACCTTTCAGAAGCTATGGATCGAAGAGAAGCAATGGGCTCTTACTACATCCAGAGAGGCATGCCTGGTTCTGGACCTCCTCCTCCTCCTCAGACTCAACAGCCATTTCACGGGTCTCAAGGGTTTCACCATTTCTCCAATCCCAATTACCAGAACCAAGGAGGCGGCTCCACTGGGTTCGTGTCTCCTCCTTTGCAAATGGAGTCTTCTCCGGTTGATTCTTCAGCGGTGGCTGCTCCTCCTCCTACTTCCGGTGAGACGTCTCTGAAGAGGAAGAGAGGACGGCCTAGGAAATACGGACAAGACGGTTCTGTTTCCTTGGCATTGTCTCCTTCAGTGGGCTCCTCCATGTCCCCAAACTCTAACAAACGTGGTCGTGGTAGACCTCCTGGCTCCGGCAAGAAGCAAAGACTTGCTTCCATCGGTAATAACCCATCCTCTCTCTCTCTCTCCCTGAAAGGTGTAAAGTTATGAGCTTTCCTGCTTCCATTGCTTCTAGTGATTGTATTTAGTCTTCAGATATGGAGATTGGCTCTGAATTTATGAGCTTTGTTGACTTATATATAGTTTACGAGTACATTGGTTTTGGAAATTGGTGGGAAGTTATGATTTTTTTAGTGACTAATTATTAATTTAAAGCTTTGGAATTTTTAATGCCAAGTGTGATTTTTTTTTTTAATTCAATATTATAACCTTTTATTACAGGACCCTTATCTTAAGTTACGTTAACTAAAGTTTGTGTCCTGATGCAAAAAACCTGTGATTTTTTTTTTGGTTCTGCAAGGTGACTTGATGATGCCTTCGTCATCAGGGATGAGCTTCACACCGCACGTAATTGTAGTTTCAGTTGGTGAAGTATATCTTCTTCCTCTAGTCTCAATCTTTCAACACTACTCATCTTCTTTTATGTTTCTTGAGGTGGTCTGTCTTCTTTTGTTGTTTCTCAGGACATAGCATCAAAAGTACTGTCTTTTTCTCAGCAAGGTCCAAGAGCGATTTGTGTCTTATCCGTTATTGGTGCAGTCTCTACTGCAACTCTTATTCAACCAGCACCGTCCCATGGAGCTATAATCTACGAGGTTTGTTATTATTATTATTATGATTATCCTCAATGCTCTAAACAAAGGCACTACTCATGTTGGTGTTGTATAACCTATTGATCTATAGGGCCGTTTCGAGCTCGTATCTCTATCACTTTCTTATCTGAACTCAACTGACAATGACTACTCAAACCGCACTGGAAACCTAGCTGTTTCACTCGCTAGCCCTGATGGTCGTGTCATTGGTGGTGGAATTGGAGGGCCTCTAATAGCAGCAAGCCATGTTCAGGTAAAAGCTGCTTTGTAAAGCTTCTTTAGAGATTCATTTTTAAAAAAAATAAAACTTGTGTGTTGTCTCTTTAATAGGTTATCGTTGGGAGCTTCCTTTGGGCGGTTCCGAAACGGAAGGTTAAAAAAAGAGATGAAACAACATCTGAGGATGTCCAAGACACTGATGCTTTGGAGAACAATGACAGCACAGCAGCGCCAGTGTCGCCTCCTGTTCCTCAGAACCTTGTTCAGACTCCTGTAGGCATGTGGTCAACCAGTTCGAGATCATCGATGGATATGCATCACGCTCATATGGACATTGATCTAATGCGCGGATGATGATTCATGTGTGTATATAACCCATTGAAAATCTAGGAGAAGAAGACTTTAAGCTAACCTCTCTGGGAGAATTGTCTTTTGGTTTATGCCTAGGAAACAAAAGACTTGTAGTGATTTTTCACAACTCATGTGTGTTTGGTTTCATATTATATGTTATTGCATTCTACAACATACAATCTGTTTTAGCAGGAAGTCTTTTAAAGAAGTTAACCAAACCAGGAGGTGTCTTTCGCCTGAGTCTTGGATGTCTCATGATGTATAACCCACAGAGGAGAACAAAAACCTTAAACGGCACAACATACAAAACCACAGAAGAAACCAAACATACCACCATGAAGATGGATGTAGCTCTTGGATCTCTCCAACTTAACAGAGCTTGAACTCTCTCTCCTTGACGAGCTATGTCTCCCACAAGCGTCTGAGCTCTACCAGCTATACTCCTTAACCGCTCGTACCGCATTTTAACAACCCCCGGGTCTTGAGAAGAGAATGGAAACGTGTCGAACTCTTCGGTAAGCTCTTCCGGGTGAACATTCTCTGCAAATGAGAGGCTTGTGTCCATGTGTTGAGGCTGTCTCAGACGCAGTCTGTAGTTCCATACACCGAGCATGAATAACCAAAGAGATATTATCGGAAGAATCATCTCTGGCAAACACACAAACGCTAAGTAGAGTACATGAACCGCTGTAGACGCTACCGGTTTCTTCCATGTGCAGATATCTTGAAACCATTCTCCGGTACCAAGTAAACCGGAGAAAACCGATCTCAACCGGTAGAGATTCGCTCTGCTTTTCCGAATGCTCCAGAAATGAGAGTTCGAATCGGTTATGTACTCTATCACTTCTTTCCTAAGTGGCGGCTCAGCTCTGCTTTGCCGAGCTGCCATTAGGTTAATCGCATGCCGCCTGAGAATCTCCTGCTGCACGACTTTCAACGGTCTTACGTAATGCATTTTGGGTAGAAGTGGTTTCCAGTAATGGAGAAGCATCTGAAACATAGAAGTACATGTAAACCGAATCGCCAAATGCAGTTCACCCATGTTCTTGACCCCCGAAGGTCGAAGAACGAGAAGCGGGTACGAGTTAGTGTAGAGTCTTCCTGATTCGAGAGTCGAGATTCTAACTCTGACTTTCCCTATCTTCCCATCTTTGTTGTTACCACCATTGGTCCCATTGTTATCAAAGACACCAATTGTTATCACAGTTGCTGGCTCGTAAACCTCCCATGTGTACTGCTCATTGAACCGCGGGTTTAAAGAGTTCATAACGGTCCGTGTCCTGACCCATTTGGTCCCATACTTGGCAACACAATAAGCATCGACCGTCTCTTTCTTCCCGTCTCGGCTCAGACTCAAACCTTCAGCTCCTAAGATCCCTAACTCAAAAACACCAACCGACTGCACATGTCGGTTTCGTACCTTCTTCATTGATGGTCTGAAGTCGCTGCTGTTGTAAGTAGACTCATCAAGAACGTGATAGCCTCCTTCTAAACAAACATTCAGAAGAATCCTAGTCGTTGCAAATCTAACTCTCGTCTGTCTCGCTAACGCAAGACTAAACCAACGGTTTGGTACTATCCGGTTATCATCAACCCGTCTTTCTATTTCATCAAACCGTATCTTAGTTGTTCCCAGCGTTTCCTCTCGGTCTTGGATTGAGATTTCAAGATCTTCAAACGGTTCAGCCGCCACAAATGTAAACTCTTCGTTCCACTTCGGGTTAAGCGATTGACCCGGTTTGGTACGAACCATCTGGCTACCTAACTTGATATTCACGTACGGATTTGGTGGAAACCGAGTCCGGTCTGGTACGATAACTAAGTCTTGTGCCTCAATAACGTTAACGCGAAGGTACCATAGCCTTGGAGAATGATAGACTTTAGAACACACACTTGATTTGTTTACAACGTTTAAAGCGTCCGAGTACGTCGCGTCTGAAAATGCTTTGTCGGCTTGTGTACCGAACCAAACAGATAACATAATCTCGCCTCCTCTCTCGTGGTTGACTATGTACCATTCCGGAGCTATAGGACTGTCTGTTGCAACACGTGTCGGGATCTCGTTGAGATCGAACCGGATGGAACCGACAAAATTGTCTTTCATGACGCCTTTGTCCATGACGATGACGTCGATGAAGTTTGCTTGTTGGTCTGATTTGGTGAAAGCGAAGACTTCGTTCCAAACCGGGTTCTTGTTCTTCTCGAGTTGGGTGGTTGTCGCCGTGAAATTTCCTAGTTTGACTTCGATGTAAGGATCTAGACTTCCGGTTGGATCCATTGTCGGAAGATTACATGCTTTAACGATCTTGACGAAGAGATACTCCATTGGCTCGACAAGATCATGAGCGGTGGTGGTGGTTCGTGCTCGTACGCCTCCTCCAAGAACCGGTGAACCATATCTGACCGGTTGAAATGGAGCAGCTTCCATAACCGGTGGCTGTTGAGGAAAAAGCGTTTGCGGTTGAGAAGATAGCGTCTGCGGTTGAGGCGGTTGAGGAGATAGCATTTGCTTTTGAGTAGATAGCGTATGCGGTTGAGGCGGTTGAGGAGATATCATTTGCTGTTGAGGAGATAGCGTATGCGGTTGAGACGGTTGAGGAGATGACATTTGTTGTTGAGGAGATAGCGTATGCGGTTGACGCCGTTGAGGAGATAGCATTTGCTGTTGAGGAGATAGTGTTTGCGGTTGAGAAAATAGCATTTGCGGTTGAGGCGGTTGAAGAGATAGTGTTTGCAGTTGAGGCGGTTGCTGAGTTTTTCGAAGCCTAGGTTTAGTCTTCTCTGACGCGGGGATGTTGTGCAAATTGTGACTTGTGTTAGAAGCAAGCTTCTTTATAGGGTTTGGAGTCGGTATCTTGACCGAGGGGTTATCAGTTACAAACACCTTGAGAGTGAGCTCGCCTCTAACGGTGGATTCGAAAGAGAAGACGCTCCATTTCTCTTTCTCAAGAGGGTAATGCAACCCGACAGCTTCAGAGTAGGGCACAAACGCAGTTCCAAGGATTCGTATCTTACCAAGACAAGATCTCGTTCCGTTGCTGGTTTTGTTGTAAACATAAGCCTCAAGAACCAGGTTCGATAGATCCTCTGTGTCGGAGATGTTGAAGGAGAACCTCTCGTTCCAAACGGGACTCGTATCGTCGAGCTTTGTGGAGGTTTTGACTTTCTGTTCGTCGAATCGTAGCTCCACAAAGGAGTTAACACCATCTCCGAGCCTTGCGCTTATGACCTCAACACCAAGTTTTAAGTTACTCATTTGATTTTACACAATAGAAAGAGATTTAGTTTTGTTCTCATGAGAGACAGATCAGAGAAGTTGAAAGCTTCTTCAAGACTTTGTGAGGTCGTGGGGACTTGTATATCAAGGCAACTAGGCAAATGTTTTTCTTTCTGGTGGAAACTATTGGTGTTAATTAAACGTTGACCATGTTTAATTAAAGACTAAGCAACGCGCTTATCTGTTATTACTGATTAATCATGACTCCAATCATGATGACCTTTGGGTCTTAAATTAAAACATTAGTTGCAAAACATTAGTTGCCTCTGACATTCCGAAATTTTAAAGAAATCAATTTTAAGTATTTCCTAATATATCAATTAAATCAATCCTGATAAATTATACAATCTTTCCTTTTTGAAGAATCTTGTTTTGGACCTCCCAATAGTCATTGGTCAACTTCTCAACATGTCTCTCCGCACTTTCTTGACTTTTAAGAAACCTTTTGATCTCATCATCTCCATAAGGCTGCGGCAAGTCACAAGCCGCCTTGACGCTTGGATACGTAACCAACGAGTCGTCCATGCATTGCCTAATCAGTCCACCATCAGTGATCGGACAAGCCATCGTCTCGGAACACACTTCGGTCGCATTTTCAGGCACGGTCACGTTTAACCTCATCAGCTTCCCGTATCCTTGCAACACATACAACATGTAATCATATACATACTTCATCTCTAGGCGCTTCATCATGTACTCACTTCCTCGTCTACCTATTTCTTGCGCCTGTTTATATTTATAAGAACATGATTATGATGTGTTTAATAGATAATATTACATAATTAACAAGATAATGGTTGCTTATAATTGCTCATTGTTATTTTAACCGGTAATCAAAAATCAAATCAAAAATCAATCTCAGTAAACTAGAAATAGTAGCCAACCTTCTCAGTGTTGTTGTTACCCCATTCAACGGCGAACTCGAGATCACGACAAGACTCTTGAGGTCTAATGGGCCAGTAATGTTCCATTGGAACCATACTTCTTCCAAAGAAATCGAAGAACTCTGGTTTAACTAGAAGAGCCATACTGTCACATGCTAATATATATTTTTTGCTCACTGACCATGCACGACCTTCTATGTAAATCTTGTACCTAAATGTCCAATCGAAACCCCAAAATGTGAATAATTACAGGCAAGAAAATTTAACAAAATCCAAAAAAGTAACATCATGTAATATCAGGTACCTATGGGTACACTGGTCTTCTAAGTTTGAACTTTTGAAACCATTCTCCCTCTCCTTCTCCCAGTCCTGAATTCACAATTACTAGTACTTATGAAATTTATATTCTACAGAAATGGTGAGCTGCTATCACCATAACCGGTCATGAGATTCTGGAAGTTGCATAAAATTTAGTAAGATTTTTAATAAATAAAAAAATCTTTAAACAATTTTGTAAGCTTATGTTTATATAAATTATTTCTAACAATTTAGAGATCATATGCTAGTATTTCACTTTCCTATGCGTAGGACTGGCTATGAGTATAGAACCTGTCAAACTTTTCTTCAAAACAAACTTAAACCGGATACTGTAAATAGATGGATATATACCTGTTCATAGAGATGAACCATGGGATCATACTTATCGGAGAAGTTACATTGCATGAGGTTTCTTCTTTCCGGAGAAACGTAAGAGTTCCCTTTCCAGTGAGCGTAGGGAACTCTATCTTTCCATCTAACCCTTTCGTTGGCTTCTCTAATCGCCACTTGTAATGTTGTCCACTCCTTAACATTCACCTCCGGCCTATATAACAATAATTAATTTAAAAGTTTATGTTACGCTACGGTCCATTAATATTGCGACGTACGTACCAACCCCAAAAGCTCCAATCAGGGAAGACGATGTCGTATGCATCACGGTGACTACAGTAATGAAACAACGGCGGAGGAGGCCATGTAGAATTTGGTCCTTCTCGCCTAAAGTCTTTTTTCCAAATGCCGGGTTGATCATGGCAGAGGAAGAGAAGCTCAAGATCAGGGACTTGACCAGGATACATTTTTAGAAGTTGAAGTATTCCCCAAATTGTGAACACATCTCTTGTCTGGTAACATTTATCATACTGATGAAGATACAATCTCCCTGACTTTATCACAAGCCTGAAATGAGCATTAGGTTTTGCTCTCTCGAGTGTTTCCCTTGTGATACCTGTCTCTTGCCATACCTTTAGGTCTTGATGGATCCACTTGAAGTAGTCAGGACAAGTTTCTGAGGAAGAGATGGCTGGTTTGAATCTGCTTGGATAGTTTAAAGGACATTTTTGTGTTGTGTCCTTGCAGTTTAATGGAATCTTGATGGTTTTCTTTGTACTTGCCACTATTGATGTCGCCACCATTTGGATTTTATTCTTACCTATTACAAACTATAAGAACACTCAGATTTAATTTTATGCACTCACACATGTATATATGGTCGAATCTTATATTTAGGGAGACATGAATATTTATGAGTTAATCTTAATAAATAAAGTTCAACAATTTAGAGGTTTGACGAGTATAATAACTTTTTAATTAGGAGACCAATACGAATGTTTCATCCGGCTATGTTCAGAGCAGTGACTGGAGACAGCTAGTTAGGAGGGCGGTCAAATGACCCACATGAAAAAAATTAATTAAAAAATGTTTACATGTACTTTTACTAAAAATAAGGAAAATTTTTGGGGTATGTTTTTTTTTTTTCCAGGTATCCGGACTTCTCACTTAGTCCGACTATCCCACCGCGTCCAACCGGAACTGGCGAGGAAGGTTCTGGAGGCCAAACGGAAACCATGTTAAATCCGCTGTAGCCGGAACTCGAACTCGTGATGGCGGACACCTCAGCCGAGGTTCCTTTACCACCAGACCACGAGGCCCGGTAAATTTTTTTTTTTTTTTTTTTTTTTTGGGGAATGTTGACCCATCTAATATATACAAATTATGA
Proteins encoded in this window:
- the LOC106337273 gene encoding protein QUIRKY-like isoform X2, yielding MSNLKLGVEVISARLGDGVNSFVELRFDEQKVKTSTKLDDTSPVWNERFSFNISDTEDLSNLVLEAYVYNKTSNGTRSCLGKIRILGTAFVPYSEAVGLHYPLEKEKWSVFSFESTVRGELTLKVFVTDNPSVKIPTPNPIKKLASNTSHNLHNIPASEKTKPRLRKTQQPPQLQTLSLQPPQPQMLFSQPQTLSPQQQMLSPQRPAPFQPVRYGSPVLGGGVRARTTTTAHDLVEPMEYLFVKIVKACNLPTMDPTGSLDPYIEVKLGNFTATTTQLEKNKNPVWNEVFAFTKSDQQANFIDVIVMDKGVMKDNFVGSIRFDLNEIPTRVATDSPIAPEWYIVNHERGGEIMLSVWFGTQADKAFSDATYSDALNVVNKSSVCSKVYHSPRLWYLRVNVIEAQDLVIVPDRTRFPPNPYVNIKLGSQMVRTKPGQSLNPKWNEEFTFVAAEPFEDLEISIQDREETLGTTKIRFDEIERRVDDNRIVPNRWFSLALARQTRVRFATTRILLNVCLEGGYHVLDESTYNSSDFRPSMKKVRNRHVQSVGVFELGILGAEGLSLSRDGKKETVDAYCVAKYGTKWVRTRTVMNSLNPRFNEQYTWEVYEPATVITIGVFDNNGTNGGNNKDGKIGKVRVRISTLESGRLYTNSYPLLVLRPSGVKNMGELHLAIRFTCTSMFQMLLHYWKPLLPKMHYVRPLKVVQQEILRRHAINLMAARQSRAEPPLRKEVIEYITDSNSHFWSIRKSRANLYRLRSVFSGLLGTGEWFQDICTWKKPVASTAVHVLYLAFVCLPEMILPIISLWLFMLGVWNYRLRLRQPQHMDTSLSFAENVHPEELTEEFDTFPFSSQDPGVVKMRYERLRSIAGRAQTLVGDIARQGERVQALLSWRDPRATSIFMVVCLVSSVVLYVVPFKVFVLLCGLYIMRHPRLRRKTPPGLVNFFKRLPAKTDCML
- the LOC106337273 gene encoding protein QUIRKY-like isoform X1 produces the protein MSNLKLGVEVISARLGDGVNSFVELRFDEQKVKTSTKLDDTSPVWNERFSFNISDTEDLSNLVLEAYVYNKTSNGTRSCLGKIRILGTAFVPYSEAVGLHYPLEKEKWSVFSFESTVRGELTLKVFVTDNPSVKIPTPNPIKKLASNTSHNLHNIPASEKTKPRLRKTQQPPQLQTLSLQPPQPQPPQPQTLSSQPQTLFPQQPPVMEAAPFQPVRYGSPVLGGGVRARTTTTAHDLVEPMEYLFVKIVKACNLPTMDPTGSLDPYIEVKLGNFTATTTQLEKNKNPVWNEVFAFTKSDQQANFIDVIVMDKGVMKDNFVGSIRFDLNEIPTRVATDSPIAPEWYIVNHERGGEIMLSVWFGTQADKAFSDATYSDALNVVNKSSVCSKVYHSPRLWYLRVNVIEAQDLVIVPDRTRFPPNPYVNIKLGSQMVRTKPGQSLNPKWNEEFTFVAAEPFEDLEISIQDREETLGTTKIRFDEIERRVDDNRIVPNRWFSLALARQTRVRFATTRILLNVCLEGGYHVLDESTYNSSDFRPSMKKVRNRHVQSVGVFELGILGAEGLSLSRDGKKETVDAYCVAKYGTKWVRTRTVMNSLNPRFNEQYTWEVYEPATVITIGVFDNNGTNGGNNKDGKIGKVRVRISTLESGRLYTNSYPLLVLRPSGVKNMGELHLAIRFTCTSMFQMLLHYWKPLLPKMHYVRPLKVVQQEILRRHAINLMAARQSRAEPPLRKEVIEYITDSNSHFWSIRKSRANLYRLRSVFSGLLGTGEWFQDICTWKKPVASTAVHVLYLAFVCLPEMILPIISLWLFMLGVWNYRLRLRQPQHMDTSLSFAENVHPEELTEEFDTFPFSSQDPGVVKMRYERLRSIAGRAQTLVGDIARQGERVQALLSWRDPRATSIFMVVCLVSSVVLYVVPFKVFVLLCGLYIMRHPRLRRKTPPGLVNFFKRLPAKTDCML
- the LOC106341231 gene encoding O-glucosyltransferase rumi homolog, with product MKMNSKGFKQKPRSKVVISFFTVFFILILGAWMHMFVIGKNKIQMVATSIVASTKKTIKIPLNCKDTTQKCPLNYPSRFKPAISSSETCPDYFKWIHQDLKVWQETGITRETLERAKPNAHFRLVIKSGRLYLHQYDKCYQTRDVFTIWGILQLLKMYPGQVPDLELLFLCHDQPGIWKKDFRREGPNSTWPPPPLFHYCSHRDAYDIVFPDWSFWGWPEVNVKEWTTLQVAIREANERVRWKDRVPYAHWKGNSYVSPERRNLMQCNFSDKYDPMVHLYEQDWEKERENGFKSSNLEDQCTHRYKIYIEGRAWSVSKKYILACDSMALLVKPEFFDFFGRSMVPMEHYWPIRPQESCRDLEFAVEWGNNNTEKAQEIGRRGSEYMMKRLEMKYVYDYMLYVLQGYGKLMRLNVTVPENATEVCSETMACPITDGGLIRQCMDDSLVTYPSVKAACDLPQPYGDDEIKRFLKSQESAERHVEKLTNDYWEVQNKILQKGKIV
- the LOC106337274 gene encoding AT-hook motif nuclear-localized protein 11-like, whose translation is MDRREAMGSYYIQRGMPGSGPPPPPQTQQPFHGSQGFHHFSNPNYQNQGGGSTGFVSPPLQMESSPVDSSAVAAPPPTSGETSLKRKRGRPRKYGQDGSVSLALSPSVGSSMSPNSNKRGRGRPPGSGKKQRLASIGDLMMPSSSGMSFTPHVIVVSVGEDIASKVLSFSQQGPRAICVLSVIGAVSTATLIQPAPSHGAIIYEGRFELVSLSLSYLNSTDNDYSNRTGNLAVSLASPDGRVIGGGIGGPLIAASHVQVIVGSFLWAVPKRKVKKRDETTSEDVQDTDALENNDSTAAPVSPPVPQNLVQTPVGMWSTSSRSSMDMHHAHMDIDLMRG